The proteins below come from a single Drosophila miranda strain MSH22 chromosome Y unlocalized genomic scaffold, D.miranda_PacBio2.1 Contig_Y1_pilon, whole genome shotgun sequence genomic window:
- the LOC117191276 gene encoding uncharacterized protein LOC117191276, with protein sequence MSDLVGTEEFSAAQLREWLESLNLPKGGSKAAMAARLNEIPVELRGQGPPAAETCENEREDEAAADQDSTKSERKEKNEKAPQAPGHNNNHGEYRAEVEMLKLQIELLKLQSEREKEGRGENTTPAASNDAGVMLLNAAKDMLPTYHGNISGNNDDVTTWIAQFKAVAKVNKLKDEKLLMLLMSKLKDKALVWLHSSPEHMSLPIDQLLNVMEDTCHHKESKLLLRRKFESRSWARGEEFSMYFNAKVSLASRIVIDDEEFIDGVIEGIPDVGLRRQAHMQCFGAPYQLLKAFEKIMLPKKYGSTEGANTGASPTPIRCYNCNSLGHVAGECRKPKRERGACYGCGSMSHQVSHCDEKKYKIASSTQGAQ encoded by the exons ATGTCGGACTTGGTCGGCACGGAGGAGTTCTCGGCCGCCCAGCTGCGCGAATGGCTGGAGTCCCTCAATCTAccaaaaggtggaagcaaagcTGCCATGGCAGCGAGACTTAACGAAATACCAGTAGAGCTGCGGGGACAGGGACCACCGGCAGCCGAAACATGCGAGAACGAGAGGGAAGATGAGGCGGCCGCAGATCAAGACTCGACGAAGAGCGAACGCAAAGAGAAGAACGAAAAAGCACCGCAAGCGCCTgggcacaacaacaaccatgGCGAATATCGAGCAGAGGTTGAAATGTTAAAACTGCAAAtcgagctgctgaagctgcagagcgagagggagaaggAAGGGAGAGGAGAGAACACAACACCAGCCGCCAGCAATGACGCTGGCGTCATGTTGCTAAATGCCGCCAAAGACATGTTGCCAACATATCATGGCAACATTTCTGGAAACAACGATGACGTCACAACTTGGATCGCGCAGTTTAAGGCCGTCGCAAAAGTGAACAAACTGAAGGATGAGAAGCTACTAATGCTGCTAATGTCGAAGCTTAAGGACAAAGCATTGGTGTGGCTGCATTCGAGTCCGGAGCACATGTCGCTGCCAATCGATCAATTGTTGAACGTCATGGAAGACACTTGCCATCACAAGGAAAGCAAACTGTTGCTCCGTCGCAAGTTCGAGTCCCGTTCATGGGCACGTGGCGAGGAGTTCTCGATGTACTTCAACGCCAAAGTGTCGCTGGCATCCCGCATAGTCATTGACGACGAGGAGTTTATTGACGGAGTCATCGAAGGTATCCCAGATGTAGGCCTGCGTAGGCAAGCCCACATGCAGTGCTTTGGCGCTCCATATCAACTACTCAAGGCGTTCGAGAAGATCATGCTGCCAAAGAAGTACGGTTCAACTGAAGGGGCAAACACTGGAGCCTCGCCAACACCCATTCGCTGCTACAACTGCAACTCTTTGGGCCACGTGGCAGGGGAGTGCCGCAAGCCCAAGCGCGAAAGAGGAGCGTGCTACGGATGCGGCAGCATGAGTCACCAGGTGTCACACTGTGACGAAAAGAAGTACAAG ATTGCCTCATCGACTCAGGGAGCCCAATAA